Below is a window of Sulfurisphaera ohwakuensis DNA.
AAAAGATGATATATTTGAGTGTGGCGGAAGCGGAGGTGTATGAGTAGTAAAGTTACTCACTACATGAACATTAAAACTTGTATTCTCCCATGTCATATTAAAATTGTATATATAAAATAAATACTGATTCTGTGTCGTATAATACGAAGAAGAATATAAAGTATAGGAGAAAATCATACCAGGTATTAAGAACGAGAAAAGAATGATGGAGAGTGACATGCTAAGTAATATAAGGTGTTAAGGGTTATTAAAAACTTTCACAACTATGGGCCCGGCGGGACTTGAACCCGCGACCTCCCGGTGTCTGACCGGGAGTGTTATCAGCCGGGCGCTCTACCAAGCTAAGCTACGGGCCCATATTAATCATTATAACTAACCTTTTTAAGACTTTTTGTTAAAAATATAGTCATAATGATGAGCGATGGGCGGATTGATTGATGATAATAGATATATAAAGAAAGGCTGACTAAAATATTAACTAGAAAAAGTTACTCACGTAATCTAGTTATATTCTCTCTATTAGTATTTTTGGTATAGTCATATAATACAGAGATCTAAATGAATCACTAAAATTACAAAGAAAAAACTTAATAAGATAATTATATCCTCTATAATTCATTTCTATTTTAAATATAATGAAATACAGTTAATATCATAGAAATTATAACCCTAATCTTACTTTATCTAGCTACCGTTTTTAACTTTATTACGCTTTTTCGACAAATACAAGACTCAAAACTCTAACAAAAATTTAAATCATCAGATTAAACTTTTAGGACAATAGTTCGCTTGAGAGAACTTGGCTTACGATAGAGAAAATCCAGATATAAATGCAGCATGTTCACTTTAGGAGGACGTACTTTAATATTCCAATATTAATTTCACTAAAACTTAGATAAAAGAACAATATAATGGTCTTTTCTAATAATGTCTTAATCTTTCTCTATTTCGTAAATATAATTTTTTATTAGCCTTCTGAATTAAAATATCACTAAAAGTGAAAACTTTATTTCTTGTAACCCAAATTCTAGTTTAAAAACTTTGAAAATTATCAAATCAACTATCAAATTGAAAGGTAATGATAAAAATCCCATTAGTAGAGAACTAAAATATACGTTAATATTTATTAAAACTCTATAAACCTTCCTTTAAACGCTTAATTCTTTATATTAAGACATCTACAAGGTCTTATTGATTTAAGACGGGAATCTTATGATAACGATCTTTCAAAACTATTAAATCTTGAATTTTTCATAAAAACATAATCACTTATATAAGTTTAGGAAGACAAAATAATTCATATTCTCATACTAGTTATGGTTTTTCATTATATCCAGTTAAGAGTATATAAAATTTTTATAAAACTTTAAGACCACTTCCAGTTAATACTAATACACTAGTTCCTTCTGGATTAATCTTCTTATAAGCAGAATAAACTGTAGCAGAACTATATTCTACGAGAAGGCCTTTCTTAGCTAATTCCTTCCAAGAGTTTAAAATTTCTTCATCAGACACTACTATACAGTCGCCATACTCTTTCACTATTTTTTCCATTTCTGGCAGAAGGAAAGGACTAGTAGAAACTAAAGCATCAGCAATTGACGTAACTTTTTCTGGCGGAGTATACTTTAATCCCTTTATCTTAGAGCATAGAGGCATAACTTGTTCAGTCTGTACTGCTATTAGCCTAGGAATTTTACTTATTATACCCTGATTAAACATATGCCTAAACCCTTCAAAAACACCCAAGAGTAAAGTTCCAGCAGATGTTGGTAAAAACACGTTATCTGGTGATCTCCAGCCTAAGTCACTTACAATTTCATAAGCTAAAGACCTTATTCCATCCCTAAATTGAGGTTGAAGAACATGAGACGCATAATAATATGAAGAGTTTTCAGCAGCTTTTGAAACATCTTCTCTACTACCCTCGACTTTAATAACTTCTGCACCGTAAATCTCAATCTGCTTTAGTTTATTCCCTCTAGCAGTTGAAGGAACAAATATTTTAACTCTCATTCCAGCTGCAGAACCGTAAGCAGCAATAGAAGCTCCAGCATTTCCAGACGAATCTTCAGAAATCTGCTTTATCCCTCTTTCGGCTAAATAAGAAATTAACGTAACAGACCCTCTGTCTTTATAAGACCCAGTAGGATTAAGGAAATCCAATTTAAAATAAACATTATTAGACCTTATCATAGGAGTATGCCATTCCCCTAATGAAATCCAGTTCTTTATATAAGGAAAATTTTCCCTTAAATTTTTAGAGAAAGGAATATCCTCAACCTCAACCTTAAAAGGACCTCCACACCTCTTACAGCGCACTTCTAACCCTTCTCTTTCCATTCCACAACGCATGCATACTTGTCTCATGATAGAAAATTTGATCAAAGATAATTATAGTCTTTCTTATAATAGTTATTAGAAGCATTAAACTATATAAAACGAAAATTCAATAGAAAGATATTTACATCTTATTATACCTAGTTGAACACATTCTAAGAAAATATATCGTGTTGATCTGCTAGCATACATAAAGCGCATATTATATATAATAAATACATTTTCTATTGCCATAACTCAAAAAAGCTAAGGTTTAACTATTCTTTAACAAAATGTAGTCGGTTCTTCTCATATTTAATAAAGTTAAGAAGAGTTTTTCCTAGAGCTCTTATATAATCTCCTTTGCTGTATGCAATCATATCGTTTGCCAACTGAGGAACCCACGTAAGTATGTGCTTTATTATAAATTTTTCCGCATTTTCTACTTCACCGATACTATATAAAAACGATGTAAATTCAAATTCAACCGCAATATGATCTGGTAATGATTTTACTGCTCTTATACCATACTTATTATATATATCTGCGACTTCAAGAGCTGAACTTCCATAAACACTTCTTTCCTTGTACCATGATTCGTAAGGTGGACAGAGAAGCCTAGGATAATCGTTAATGAAACATGAGGTATACTCAGTTGCTAGCTTATCATATTCCCCCTGTTTTACCATAAGTATTATATTTTCTACCTCCTTATAGTAAGGCTTCTCTAAAATCCCACCAAGAAGTGACTCAGCTTGATAATTAAACCTTGGACCTAAAAGTAGATAAGAAAAGAGTTTGTAGTCAACCCACATTCAGATCAAACCTCTTAGGTTTAAACTTGGCCGAGGCAAATCTCCTTTGAAACGAATATTCTGCTCTGTGTCTAGGACATCTTTCAAGCCACTCATCTTCACATTCTAATCCTCTCTCCTTCATAATCTTCTTAACATGGTTTAAACTCTTCCTTGATCCCACAGGCTCTCCACAAACTCTGCATCTTACCAAATAATCTTCCATTACAACTTTCGCAGAAGGAACTCCTTTAGACCTCTTAATATATATTGCCTTTGTAGAGTTAGATGAAGATGTAGGTAATGAGTCTGAATTAACTATGGCCATTATCTTTCCATTACATCCACCATCTCCTTCAGGACAGACGTTTACACAAATATTACATCCTATGCACTTTTTCGAATCAAATACTATCTTTTCACTATCAATGGTTCTTTCAAGCGTTAGTGCTGAAGAAGGACACCACTTTATACAGCTCTCGCAGATCGTACATTTATTCTGATCTATAATAACATCATATGCTATGTCGGATATATTACCTAGCGAGTTTAATATTACTTTTCTAGCCTCACTTCTATTAGTTAGAAACTCAAAAGTAAGCTGTACCTCCTTAGCTTCTTTCATTGTAATAACTCCCTCTGGAGTAATTAGGGAAATGCCTCCTATTTCGTTGTTAAGATCATCTACAACAGACTTAAGGAATAATAGATTTTTAGACAACTCACATCCTGGGCACTTTAAGGTAAGCTTTCCATTACTTCGTAGTAACACTATGTCCTCTGGGGAGAGCATTCCTATACAAGGCAACTTTATAGAGTTTCCAGAATCCTTATAGCAAGAAATTACCTTGTCTCCTTTAACTTTAGCTAACTCAAATATTGAATGCTGTGATACTGATGGAAACTCTATTGCACTCATAGGACATGAACTTGCACAGAGCCCGCAAGAGGTACACTTATCATAGTTTATTATAACTCCCGTCTTCTTATCTATAGTAATTGCCTTATACGAACATGAGTCTTGACATACAGTACATGCTCTATGAAGTCCTTTACACATCTCACTTATGTAAACAGGCTTATCTATTCTATCCTTTACCTTTTGTAGATTCCCAGTAATTACTTCTCTTCTACTGACTTGAAGAGGTTTCTCCTCAATTAATGCTAGGTCTGCAGTCCAAGCATTTTCCAAGATAGTTACATTTTCTTTAACCGCCATCTCTCCCCAAGAATGGTCAATAACCCTAACAAGAAGAGGATTAATCCCAGCCCTTAATGCCGCCTCTTTATAAAGCTTTAAATGAATTTCATCATATACACCAACTATAACTACTGCCCTAGCACCAAGATCTTTAAGCTTTGCTGCTATTTCCTGGGGATCGCATGAATTAAATCCAGAAGGATTTTTATTATGGTCACAAGAGTGATAAAAAATACCTACTTTCAATTTAATTAAGGGGTTTAAAAAAAGATCAGTCATACTTCATCACTTAAATACCCAATGTTTTGCTTCTTCTTCCTCCTCTAATGGGAGTAAGAGGACACCAAGTGTATAAATTCCTAACAAAAGAAGAACAGAACCTATAAACCATACAATGTCATAGTAATTAATTCCGAAAGGCAATATACTCCATAGAGGTCCGTGATTGAAAATACTCCTAAGTTCATATACCCAGTTACTGTTAGCAGGGCTCACTGGAGAGATCGTATAATACCATGTTATAGCTTGCGGAATCACATCTGCGATAGTAATTATTGCAAACATACCTAATAAGCTAAATAGTGCAGCTGTAAACAATGTTGCTCTGTTTCCCATCTTGTACGAAACTGCATAAAGAATTATTGGAATTAATATTCCAACGACGACTGCACCACCCCAGAATACACTGCTCCACCCACCAGATATTAATAATTGTGCCCAAGGATAGGTCTCTTGGTTTGTCGCTGTGATCCATATCCACCAAAGCATTAAGAATCCTACAGCTATAGTTGCCAGTAATCCATCTCTAGCTAATATCTTATACATACTGTTTTCTGTTGCAACTGAAGAAGCATTTTGCTTTTGAGTAGACGAAGGATCAGTTTTATACTCCTTTCTTAACCATGAATATAGAGGGCTGATAAAGGATATCATTCCTATGCCAGCGTAGAAAGATAATATCACGAATAGTAGTGGCATAAATGACCCAAATTCAAAGACCCAAGTAGATAGATAACCAAACACTGATCCTAAGTTAGCATCTAAAATAAGCTCGACCGTTACAGCATAGCCAGCTATCAGAATCCCAATCTTAGACAATTGATATGCAAGAATTGGCTTCTTGTCTTTTCTTTCAGCTTTCTCACCTATAATTGCCAGGATTAATGCTATTATTCCAATACCTACAAGTACATAAAGGACACCGTTCCATGCTATCCTAGAAGTGTCTCTGAAGCTTAAGTATATATATATCGATTCGCCAGGTTTAAATACTGAGGCAAATACCATGATCCATCCTGGAATTAACACAGCTAGAGCAATCCACTCATTCCTCAATTTAACCTTTTCAAACGGATTTCTTTCCTTATGGTTCTTGTTAAATATCTCATAAAGCGAATTGTAAGTACTCACTCCAGTCCCTATTACTCCGAAGAACATATAACCTATTACTAGCAGCCCCCACGGTATTGGAGCATTATTGGGTTCTGTAAATGTAACATCCCCGCTGAACCATGCAAAGGGATTAAAACTCATTCCGTAAAATAATAAACCTCCTCCAATTACAATGAAAACAATTGTCCAAATTATAAGAGTAATTTCCTTTTTATTCATTGATCTCCACCCCCCGTGGCATACCTCTGAAGCTGTCTATTAAAAACGTAGAATACCTTAGGTTGAACATTAAGCTCAGGATTAAGAACTATAGCTTGTCCAGTGTTAACTAAGATGCTGACTTCACTATTTGGATCATCCAAACAACCGAATACCCTAGCTCCACCAGGACATGTTCTTACACAAGCTGGGGTATGAGTATTATCTGGTGCTGTTCCATAACAGAAGGTGCACTTATCGACGTGAGGAACGACATGAATTAAGTTCTCACCGAAATATTGTTTTGCTTTCTGAATATCCTCATATGTATAGAAGTATCTTGCACCATATGGACAAGCTTCAACACAATATAGGCAACCCATACATTTATATTCATCTACTACAACTATTCCACCTTCAACTATCTGTGTAGCCCCAGTTGGGCAGACGTAATAGCACGGCGGATTCTCACATTGCATACAAAGTCTTGGTACAAAGACTCTCTGGACGTTTGGATATTCACCAATTTCTAAGTCTTCCACGTGGGTTCTCCATAATTGCTCCCAAAACGGTGTCTCATTTTCAATTGCACATGCTGCCATACAAGCCATACAGCCTAGACACTGATCAACTTTAACTACAAATCCCCAATGCTCACATTCCTTTGTGTTTCCAAATTTCTCATATGGGTTTACAATTGGGTTTTTATCTAAAAGATCTGAGTTAGACATAGATTACTCACCCCCAGATGTGGAAATATTAAAACGTGAATTCCACTCAGAAGATGAGATTTGCAAATTAGGGCTCACTTGCATGTTAGCTGGCAACGTGTCTGAAGTTTCTACTGGAGCAAGTGTAGTTGCTTCTGTGATTTCGTCTGGGGTAGCTTTTCTAACTCTTACTGTGAATTGCTCTGATTGTCTGAATCCACCTAGTGGATTATAGCTCCAGGGCCAGAAAATACTTATAGGTTTGTTTCCGAAGTTCTTTACTGCCCTAGAGGCATATGTTAATGCGGGATTTCTTTGTCCGTAGGGCTCTGGAACACCTATAGTATCTGGCCTTATAAGTTGAGTAAGATGAGCTCTAAGAACCAGCTTAGGTACTGTCCCATCTGGGTTAGGAAGTTTCCATCTCTCTATAATTATCCAATCTCCTTCGTTTATTCCTATCTGCTTAGCTACATCTGCATTAATCCAGGCCATCTGGTAAATATTTTCATGATAGCTGTTAGACGCTATTGCCATCAAAAGTGGATTATTTGTGCTGGATGTATAAGCAAACATTGGGATTTTGTATTCAACATAGAAGAACTCTGGAGGAGTTGGCTTAAATGTAGGATCATTGTATGGAGGTTCTGCTGGATAATATACACCAGGCTCTCTAGCATAGCCATAGTTCCAATCTGGTGGAACATATGCAATTAAAGGATCCCATACTGGATCATATCCATAGTTCTTCACCACATAGTAATAAAGAACTGTAGAGTATAACTCAATTCTTCCAGTGGGTGTAGCAACTGGTAGATCCCATGGCATTCTTTCGTGATTATTAAAGTATTCATCAACAGTATGGATTATTAATACTCCATTGTTTCTCAATATTTCATACATTTTCTCTACTGGCACACCGGTCTTCTTTGATAAGTATGATAGCTTAGCTTCTCTCCAAGCATCTGCAGTGAAGCTTCCCCAAGGTGGATATCCATTGTTCTGGATCAGGTATTGTTGATATTTAGGCATTTCCTCCTTAATTACTTGTTTGAACACTTCTTTATCTATAGATACGGAATTAGCCATTGCATCAACATACTCATCACCTTTACCGAGCATATATGCTAACATAACGAATAGGTCAAGCCCGTTAGCAGTATTAGGATAAAGTATAGGTATGGCTTGCCATCTACCTCTTAATGCATAATCCATTGCTGGACCGTCATATCTAAAAGGCTCATCTCTCTCTAGATAAGTCACATCTGGTAGAATTACATCAGCATATAAAGTGTCTTCTGTTGGCTGAATATTTATATCAACATAGAATGTATTCTCTAAAATTTCTTTATATTGATCCCACTGGAAGTTTACTGGAGAGCCTCCATATGACATTACAGCTTTTATCTTGTATGGTTGGCCATTCCACGTTACTTGTCCTTTAACGGCTTCATAAGCTCCAGAATCTACGTATAATGTAAAGGCACCAGCAGGCTTTTTACCTTGTTGAACTAAATTCTGATTATAAACATATTGTATAGCGGGATATCCAGTAGACCAGAAATTGGGATTATTATACGCATAGATGATACCAAAAATTGTAAGCAGATTACCTGGGAGGTCAAGGAGAGGAACTTTTGCTAAGATTTCGGGTCTCTGAAGTAATATTCCTGGTTTTGATGAACCAGAAGAGATTGAAGAATTATATGCTTCGATTACTTCCTTCATTCCTTCTCTATATTTTCCAGAGTATACCCAACCTCCTCTTACATCAATATTTCCTGTAAGAGCCATTATCATTGCTGTGGCCTTCCTAAATTGCGGTGAACTATCTCCCCAGAAACCTTTTAACCCCGTAACTATCAGCATAGGTTTTGTAGTCGATATCCTATAAGCAAATTCTTGAAGCATATCAAAGGGAACATCACAGACTTTTGATGCATATTCTAATGTATAACTACTTACACGATCTGCTAAAAACTGAAAAACAGTCCTTATTTTTTTACCGTTTACCTCTAAGTCTGGGACAAACAATGCTGGCCTAATTTCAATACCATCTACCGAATACATGTTAGTATTAGTAAATGGCGGAACTTTTACTATTTGCCCCGTTATTTCATCATATACGTAAAAGGCTTTAACAGTACCATCTTCATAGTCCTCCTCTAGGAGTTTTACTACACCATTTTCTTCATAAGCCAAGAAAGGAGCGTTAGTGTGATATCTTACAAAATATTCATCATAGTATCCGTTTTGGATTATATAGTTTATTATTGCCATAGCTAAGACCAGATCGGTACCTGGTTTAATTGGAATCCAAAGGTTTGCTTTGGACGCAGCCTCTCCAACTCTAGGGTCTATAACTACAACATATGCACCATTGGCTATACCTTCACCAAATCTTACACCTCTGTTAACGAATATTCCAGCTGAGAATGCACTTGTTCCCCAGGATACTATTAGCCTAGAATACGTCATATCATCCATTACATCAGTTGCATGAAGATCAAAACCTCCTATTACATATCCCACAGACTGCTGGAGGGAGAACATACAGCTTTGCATTGGTGTTCCATTTATATTTGGCATCTGAGTGCCCAAAGTAAATGGAATAAAATATCTCTTGTAGTTAGCACATGGTATAGCTCCACCTATTAAGATAACTTCCCAAGGCTTAATATCGAGCTCCTTAAACTTCTGCATAATATAATTAATTGCCTCTTCCCATGTAGCTTCTCTAAAACTCCATGTTCCTTTTGGTCCTGTCCTTATTAATGGAGTTTTAATTCTGTCCACATTATAGGTTCTGAATATGCCGGATCTTCCTCTGGCACAAATCTTCCCCTTATTTAACGGAGATAACGGATTTCCATCTATCTCTACAGCTCTTATGTAGGTGCCTTTCTTCTCTACCCTTACTAGAATATCACAAGTAGATGAACAAAAGGCGCACACATTAGGTACATAGGAATACTCCCAGCCTGGTTGCGGAGTCTCATAATCTATTGGTGGGGATAACAAGTTAAAGTTGAACTTGCTCGCCGCATAAGCAGCACCACCAGCTACAGCCGCTAATGCAGATGCCTTTAAGAAGTCCCTTCTGGTTAAGCGGAGTGAGTTGTAATTTTGTGTCATTATGATGTATTATGCAATCTACTTTATATTATCCAATTTATAATATCTAAGTTTTAACTCATTAACTCTGTTAAATAACTACTAATTTTCCTATATAAAATGATGTAATATGTATTTTTAATTTGCTATGATTAAACATTATGAATCAGTAAAAATAAATAAATATATTAATTAAGTTACCACATTAAATGGAATTTATGTAAAACTTTAAGCTCTAAGTTATATCTACTTCTTACATTCTACAGTTGTAATTTAAGATTTAAACTTCTATCACTTTATCAAATCTGGAGTTTGATTCTTAGATAAGTATAGCTGTTTTTCTTCTATATCATTTATAAGAAAATAGCTGATTTACCAAGTATACTTATAAATACTTACTTTGATATTTGTCCTTTATTTCTATTTATTAAGAATAAATAATACGACAATAATATTAATAAAAAATCTATAATCTCATATTCTTAAAACTATATAACGCTAGTATTCACTGCAAACTGTTATTCGAACTCCCCCCAAGGAGTACTGCACTAAGTTCTTTCTGAACTCCGATTTCTTCTTAAGTTTCACTCACAAATTGATCCTTTATGCGACTCATAGAAAAATTACGACCTTATGACATCAGTTATACATTAAGTCCTTAAAAACTATCACTATAGGTTGAATCTAATTAATACTTCTTCATCACGTTAAATATCTTCCATATTTCTTCAATATTAAAATAAATTAAAAAAGAAAATTAAAGTTAATTTTCTTCTCTTTAACATAATCAAGAGCCCTTCTGATTATACATCTTTATTCATTAGTAAATCCTAGCTAGGTACAATAAATTACCATGGTGAATCTTTCCGACTTTTCACACACTGAATAACATTATCAACGTTCACGTGTAATCCTAATTTTTTCAAAAAATCTGAATATTCTGAGAGTAATTTCCTCATCCTTTCGATGACTTCCGCGCTAATTCCTGGCCAATCTAATCTTTCCGGCTTTACAGCCATAATGTAAACTTTTTGAGGTTCTCTTCCAGATTGTTTTGCTAGTGAAACTATCTGAATAGGCGAAAGCCTATGCGCATCAGATATTTCTACTCCTTGGATCTTATCCTTATTTATCTCGAACAGTCCATATTCTTCTTCCATTAACATAGTATCCAGGAAAATGACTATATCGCCTTTTTCTATGAAAGTAAGTGCATCAAATCCGTTAGCTGACGCATCATAGACGCCCATACACTCAGCAGTTATAGATCCTATTGCGTCATCTCCATAAAGTCTGTTTCCAAGACCTATAATCTTAACAGCCACTGATATTTCTCCTCCACTTTTTTCTCTAACATCATTACTGCATCTTCACTATAATCACCGTTATAGTATATTGCATAAACCTTATCAAACCCACCGAAAATCAAAAGCCCGTAGGCTACGTCCTCTAAGTAAAATCTACCATCAAGACCAGGCCTCACAAGTTCCAACATATACCAAGGATCCTTATTTTCCAGTATAAACTCTTTTTCGCTTATTCCCTCTGGAGCATATCTACTACTTCCTACAAGAAGTACTCTATCTGGGGAGAGTCTCTTAACTAACTCACTAGCGTAAACAGGATCTGTTTCGAGGTCAAGCACAAAGTCCTTATCTTTCCATTTATTATAAACTTCTTCAATTACCCTACCTGCTGGAGTTGCAAAGAAGGGGATAAAACCTATTACTATCCTAGTCATGAGTTTTTACCTCTAATCTTTCTGATAAGCTCTAAAAGGTCTTTAGCCTGATAATCCCTCAATAACTTTTCCTTATCAACTTGCGGTGTAGTAGATTTAATTTCGTAGATAGACTTCAGAGATTCTCGCATTACTGGTCTCTTAATTTCGTAAATCATAGAATCTTTTAGAGCATCAAGTTCCATGATAAATTCTATTATGGAATTCAGTCTCTTCATGGTTAACAGATCCTCGGAACTATTTCTCCTGTTGGCATTTCTAATATCTTTGCACCTCCAATCTCAGTCTTCACAACAACAAGATTCTTGTTCTCCTTATTCTTAGGTTCAATGACTTTTCCAATTACAGATGGTTCAAAACCGAGTTTTTTAAGTTTCTCCATAACCTCATTTTCCTTTGTTGAAGGAACAGAAAGAACCGCTACTCCCTCGTTAGCTAACACTAAAGGATCTAAACCTATAATGTCAGTAATGGATCTTACTTCTTCTGGAATAGGAATTTTACCCTCCTCTATGATTATCATCT
It encodes the following:
- a CDS encoding 4Fe-4S dicluster-binding protein, translating into MTDLFLNPLIKLKVGIFYHSCDHNKNPSGFNSCDPQEIAAKLKDLGARAVVIVGVYDEIHLKLYKEAALRAGINPLLVRVIDHSWGEMAVKENVTILENAWTADLALIEEKPLQVSRREVITGNLQKVKDRIDKPVYISEMCKGLHRACTVCQDSCSYKAITIDKKTGVIINYDKCTSCGLCASSCPMSAIEFPSVSQHSIFELAKVKGDKVISCYKDSGNSIKLPCIGMLSPEDIVLLRSNGKLTLKCPGCELSKNLLFLKSVVDDLNNEIGGISLITPEGVITMKEAKEVQLTFEFLTNRSEARKVILNSLGNISDIAYDVIIDQNKCTICESCIKWCPSSALTLERTIDSEKIVFDSKKCIGCNICVNVCPEGDGGCNGKIMAIVNSDSLPTSSSNSTKAIYIKRSKGVPSAKVVMEDYLVRCRVCGEPVGSRKSLNHVKKIMKERGLECEDEWLERCPRHRAEYSFQRRFASAKFKPKRFDLNVG
- a CDS encoding hydrogenase maturation protease; translated protein: MAVKIIGLGNRLYGDDAIGSITAECMGVYDASANGFDALTFIEKGDIVIFLDTMLMEEEYGLFEINKDKIQGVEISDAHRLSPIQIVSLAKQSGREPQKVYIMAVKPERLDWPGISAEVIERMRKLLSEYSDFLKKLGLHVNVDNVIQCVKSRKDSPW
- a CDS encoding molybdopterin-dependent oxidoreductase, which translates into the protein MTQNYNSLRLTRRDFLKASALAAVAGGAAYAASKFNFNLLSPPIDYETPQPGWEYSYVPNVCAFCSSTCDILVRVEKKGTYIRAVEIDGNPLSPLNKGKICARGRSGIFRTYNVDRIKTPLIRTGPKGTWSFREATWEEAINYIMQKFKELDIKPWEVILIGGAIPCANYKRYFIPFTLGTQMPNINGTPMQSCMFSLQQSVGYVIGGFDLHATDVMDDMTYSRLIVSWGTSAFSAGIFVNRGVRFGEGIANGAYVVVIDPRVGEAASKANLWIPIKPGTDLVLAMAIINYIIQNGYYDEYFVRYHTNAPFLAYEENGVVKLLEEDYEDGTVKAFYVYDEITGQIVKVPPFTNTNMYSVDGIEIRPALFVPDLEVNGKKIRTVFQFLADRVSSYTLEYASKVCDVPFDMLQEFAYRISTTKPMLIVTGLKGFWGDSSPQFRKATAMIMALTGNIDVRGGWVYSGKYREGMKEVIEAYNSSISSGSSKPGILLQRPEILAKVPLLDLPGNLLTIFGIIYAYNNPNFWSTGYPAIQYVYNQNLVQQGKKPAGAFTLYVDSGAYEAVKGQVTWNGQPYKIKAVMSYGGSPVNFQWDQYKEILENTFYVDINIQPTEDTLYADVILPDVTYLERDEPFRYDGPAMDYALRGRWQAIPILYPNTANGLDLFVMLAYMLGKGDEYVDAMANSVSIDKEVFKQVIKEEMPKYQQYLIQNNGYPPWGSFTADAWREAKLSYLSKKTGVPVEKMYEILRNNGVLIIHTVDEYFNNHERMPWDLPVATPTGRIELYSTVLYYYVVKNYGYDPVWDPLIAYVPPDWNYGYAREPGVYYPAEPPYNDPTFKPTPPEFFYVEYKIPMFAYTSSTNNPLLMAIASNSYHENIYQMAWINADVAKQIGINEGDWIIIERWKLPNPDGTVPKLVLRAHLTQLIRPDTIGVPEPYGQRNPALTYASRAVKNFGNKPISIFWPWSYNPLGGFRQSEQFTVRVRKATPDEITEATTLAPVETSDTLPANMQVSPNLQISSSEWNSRFNISTSGGE
- a CDS encoding pyridoxal-phosphate dependent enzyme translates to MMRQVCMRCGMEREGLEVRCKRCGGPFKVEVEDIPFSKNLRENFPYIKNWISLGEWHTPMIRSNNVYFKLDFLNPTGSYKDRGSVTLISYLAERGIKQISEDSSGNAGASIAAYGSAAGMRVKIFVPSTARGNKLKQIEIYGAEVIKVEGSREDVSKAAENSSYYYASHVLQPQFRDGIRSLAYEIVSDLGWRSPDNVFLPTSAGTLLLGVFEGFRHMFNQGIISKIPRLIAVQTEQVMPLCSKIKGLKYTPPEKVTSIADALVSTSPFLLPEMEKIVKEYGDCIVVSDEEILNSWKELAKKGLLVEYSSATVYSAYKKINPEGTSVLVLTGSGLKVL
- a CDS encoding 4Fe-4S dicluster domain-containing protein → MSNSDLLDKNPIVNPYEKFGNTKECEHWGFVVKVDQCLGCMACMAACAIENETPFWEQLWRTHVEDLEIGEYPNVQRVFVPRLCMQCENPPCYYVCPTGATQIVEGGIVVVDEYKCMGCLYCVEACPYGARYFYTYEDIQKAKQYFGENLIHVVPHVDKCTFCYGTAPDNTHTPACVRTCPGGARVFGCLDDPNSEVSILVNTGQAIVLNPELNVQPKVFYVFNRQLQRYATGGGDQ
- a CDS encoding TorD/DmsD family molecular chaperone, with product MWVDYKLFSYLLLGPRFNYQAESLLGGILEKPYYKEVENIILMVKQGEYDKLATEYTSCFINDYPRLLCPPYESWYKERSVYGSSALEVADIYNKYGIRAVKSLPDHIAVEFEFTSFLYSIGEVENAEKFIIKHILTWVPQLANDMIAYSKGDYIRALGKTLLNFIKYEKNRLHFVKE
- the nrfD gene encoding NrfD/PsrC family molybdoenzyme membrane anchor subunit, which gives rise to MNKKEITLIIWTIVFIVIGGGLLFYGMSFNPFAWFSGDVTFTEPNNAPIPWGLLVIGYMFFGVIGTGVSTYNSLYEIFNKNHKERNPFEKVKLRNEWIALAVLIPGWIMVFASVFKPGESIYIYLSFRDTSRIAWNGVLYVLVGIGIIALILAIIGEKAERKDKKPILAYQLSKIGILIAGYAVTVELILDANLGSVFGYLSTWVFEFGSFMPLLFVILSFYAGIGMISFISPLYSWLRKEYKTDPSSTQKQNASSVATENSMYKILARDGLLATIAVGFLMLWWIWITATNQETYPWAQLLISGGWSSVFWGGAVVVGILIPIILYAVSYKMGNRATLFTAALFSLLGMFAIITIADVIPQAITWYYTISPVSPANSNWVYELRSIFNHGPLWSILPFGINYYDIVWFIGSVLLLLGIYTLGVLLLPLEEEEEAKHWVFK